Within the Drosophila melanogaster chromosome 3R genome, the region tttattaGAAGAGAAGAAGATTGTTTCGTTCTTTGGTTCGTCAAGAATCCCTGTTGATCCTGCGAGATCCTTTGACTCTACACCACTTGAACTCAACTTAAACTCCCATTTATAATCATCCAATTTTCTTATATAGTGATCCTAAAATGCTAACTCATCTCGACACCACTTGATGCTTCGCACTTTGAACCCAGCGATGTCATAACAAGCATCTAATTATGCGAGTGACAAATGATCCAAGAAAAGTGCATTTTCCATCCGGACCGTCTCTTGAAgaaaactttttcgaaaatttgaTGAATTAACCTTAATTTCCTGTGTCAGTGGCCGGCGGCGTTTTGAACCCAAcactttccttttttttcttttcgcctCGGGCGGGGGGCTGGAACGAGTTTCTATCAATGGATCCTTTGTCCAAGGATTTGCACGTGTGCACAAATTAGCAGAAACTGGTTACAAGGCATTCGCCTTCTGTTTTCCGATCGAAAGAAAGCGGAGAAACTAGTTTTTCCAGCGGGGCGCTTTTACACAGCATTGTTCTAAGAGGATAAGGTTCACAAAGCAGGGGGGAAAAACCAGATGGACCaggaaaattatgaaaattccATTGTTTTCCTCTAGTTATTTGTTGGCCTAGCGGGGTGTAAGTCCCCTAGACTTTCCCTCTTCCTATTCCTCCAGCAGCTTGAAGTCGGTAAAGTAATAATTAAGGAATTAGTATACGCTAGTTTTCCCATTAAAGAAACTGATTGGAAGTTCCAGGATCGAGAAGGCAATTCCAACTGAAGTTCCTCCACTCAGAAGCTTCCCTAGCAACAACCCCAAGCGTATGAGTCATTGGAAATCCCAGGATCGGAACACGTGGTGCCGAGGAAATTCCATCGAATCAACCGAATTGAAATTCCCTTTGCCATTCAACAGGATTTCGAACAAAAGGAATTTGAATAACTTTGCCCTATGTTGTTCCAGCATGTGAAGGAATTAAAAAACGCTTTAAAGAACCCGAATCACTGTGCCAAAATTCTACACTGCAAACAATTTGGTACATACATAAAcagtaataaataatatttcaaatatatcaaaatcaaatagTCAATATTTGTGGTATTCgtaaatatgaaattttgcaataattttttagCCTAATTTTCCGCACATAATAGTTCGTTTTTTCgtcataattttataaaaaacagccacaatatggaatgccatatcTCAAAAAACTCGTTATAAAATTCTAAATCaattggcatttaaatttgaaaatttttttttttgttaaatttttttcaaaattttatgatgttaccccttgcaaaaaatccaaaattcataaaattttgaaattccaAATATGAACAAAAAAGTGATATAGATCGTTAGTTGGGATAATAAGCTGCACAAAACTATCAAATGTTGTAATGTGAGtacatttttagccaagttatgataAAAAAGGCGTTTGAAAATAGCAAATTTCTTGTGCTGATTTTACATCTATTGGGAAATTTATTTAGAGTTTCAGATATtggtaatttaataaatatttttgacagTGCATGACACAAACCAACCCCTCAATTTCCGAGCAAAGACCAAGGGGGAGGATCAATCTGTGGATTGTAAGGGGTGCTTGGAACACACGTACTCAGCATGGGATGCGTGTAAATTTCTAAGCCATTACAATGTCATGTCACTGGGTCCTTGGAAGCACCCCATTCGCGAGGAAAAAGCCAAGGAAATGCACAAGGAAGGGCCAAGGACAAGGGTTGAGCTTGCTCTGGGGGTTGCTTTTGGACCAGCGAAGGTTTCCTTGGGGTGTCTGCGCCATCAGTTTATGGTTCTCCccctttttttgggggggtTAAGAGGGCCATGTGTCGAAGAAGGCCAAGCACTGATCTTAGCCTGTCTGATGCAAAGAACATTCAAAAACACAAAGTGCCCAAGAAAAGTTGAAGAAAGTTTTCATGCTCAAAAGCAAAATAGGCAAACTTTCAGAAACagatatttgatatttttaccCTTATCTTAGGGAAATAAAGAATTAGCATCTTTGCGATGTCCATTGCGTGTAATATCTGCCGTTAACAACAAATAACTAAAAACTAGTTAAACTTATAAAGAACTGTTTTTCATGCATTTAAAATGAGTAAACTTGAAGTTTAAAAAACTCAATTAGTCAATACcttttaaaaaaatcaaaGTCTATAGCATAATTTAAAACCACCTTCactttatgcatttttaagaACAAAGGAGTATAATATGTATGAAAAGTGCACAATTACAACATTAAAGAGAatatcaaacaaataaatttactgcattatttatttatttatcaaaggCGCATAATTGATCAAATTAGCACTTGATTGCTAAAAGGAAATAGAAACTGAAAATTATGGATTTACATACACTaacgcaaattaaatttacgaTTGTGTAAATTGGCTAAATCTTCATTTGCACACAAAGTAACATCCAAACGAACGGCTCTTTGTTAGagtgcaaaaataataatctaACGAAGtgcaattaattcaaaatgaagCGAAATAAAAGCAGACCACGAAATGGCACACAAGGAATCGAAAAGAAGAACGTAGAGGGGCAGGGGAGAGAGAGGGGGAGTAAATAGCAGTGTCATGAATGAATGCGATGTGCGgaagtgtgtatgtgtgtcaACGGGAAAGAGATAGAACGAAAGCTGATTGCGGTATTTGCATCCCGCCgcgagcgagcgagatggAAGCTGCAGCGAGCGACAGGCGCGTGCATGCGCCAAATGCCTGATTGGAATGGTACGTACACATTTCAACATTTCCACACGTTTCTGCAGCTGAAAAGCTTTTGGCGCCAATTTTGCGCCAAGCAAATTGCAgtgcagcagcaccagcagcaacaacaaaatcacaacaatcagccgcagcagcagcagctacaagccaacaaacaaacaaactggtTTTTCATCGGCTGACCGACAATTGCGGCTGAAGGCGAAGGGCAGGCAAagcagctgaaaaaaaaaggaaaaccacCGAAATCCCAATCCACAAATGCACAAACCAACACGACTGTGgtgtttttgttgtggttAAGAGAGTTTTATGCTAATTATTGGGGGCGGGgcaacaaacacacaccacTGGCGTCCCACTCGATACACATATACAGTTGCTTACGCTTTGTTCGCTGTAACGaaagcagcaacaaagcaACCAAAAGCAGAACCatttacatacacacacacacatcgatACTCTATTGCTTACAAAGCAAAAATCTTAGAATGCTTCTATTTAGCAGATGATGTCACTTACCTATTCTGGTTTTGAAGCCAAAATGTGCGGCACACTTTAAACTTGATAATTACAATGGGTTTTCCCCAGTTACACGGTTTATTCCGTGGTTTTGAAACGATTTTTTGGGAGCGACGAGCAGGTCGCAGGTGTAGATGAAGACTATTTACCATTCGCTTTTGCTCCGCTATTCTACACACAGGGTTGCATTGCGCTGGCGACCAGTGTTGCAGGTGGCACGTCGATTTGGCGGGAAAGTGGCGGGCatttcgaaaatcaaatttttgtaaataaatattaaatattatattaccTATTTACATTctttattttccaaaataattcaataaaacaaagaaaacgaTCAATGTAATtgctcttttcttttttacaGGCAGTGCCTACATCTTTATTGCAACACGAAAGCAAACAACGCTTGCAACATTCACATATCCTCCACGCTGTACTTGTAGGCCTCATCCTGCACGGCCCGCCGTTCGTTCTGTTTGTCGAACCAACGCTGCTCGTAGCCGTTGGATCGATCGACGCCATCCCAGCGATATCCTGGTCGGATGCCAAATCGGTTCTCCGGAAAGCTGCCCTCGTACTTGGGCATCACCGGCTTGTTGTCCTGCTGGTCGCGTTTCTTGCGCTTCTGGCGCATGTACTCCAGCATCGGGTCGTCGGCGTGCTCCTGTTCGCGCAGATGCCTGTCCAGATCCTCGTCGTTGGCATAGCGAGCCACCGGTTTGGAGGCCTCATGGACCATCTCCTCCAGGCGGGACTTGTGATCTTCTATTTGCTTCAACCCCTTGCCCCAGCGATCGTACAgttccttcttctttttctcgTGCTCCTCTTTGCGGCCCTGCTCGGCGGGATCCTCATTGGCGGCATCTCGTGCTCGGTGTCCCTTTCTGCGAGTACTGCGCACCTGCACATCGCCATCACGACCGGAAATTTCGCTGGACATTTTCTCGAATAGTTCATGTTCTTGTCGACGCCTTTCGTCGGTTTCCTTCTTCAGCGATTTCGCATCCTGCAGTCCAGCTTTCTTGCCATCTAGTGTCTTGGTGGATTTCGGCTTGTGTGTCGGAGGTGGAGATGCTGATTTGCTGGGCGATGCCTTGGCCCAGCGACTTTTCCTTTCTTCCTTGAAGCGATTACGAGGCGGTGGACTGCGCTCTCGACTTCTGTGATTTCTGGCCGGGCTTTGGTCGGAGTCGTGACGTCTGCGTGGTGATTTGTCTCGTTTTCTGGTTGGACTTTGGTCGAAGTCTCGTTTTCTTCGCGGTGGCGATTGATCTACATCCTTGGGTCTTCTTGGCGGGCTTTGATCGGAGTTTCTTCTCCTCCTTGGCGGCGTTTGCTTGTCATCTCTGCGTCTTCGGGGCGGGCTTTGATCTGAATCCCGCCTCCTTCGCACTGGAGACTGGTCATTGTCTCTCCGTTTCCTAGGCGGACTTTGGTCGGAGTCTTTCCTTTCCCTTCGCACCGGAGATTGATCGTCTGCTTTACGCCTTCGAGGTGGGCTTTGATCGGAATCTTTCCTCCTTCTGGGCGGAGTTGAATCCTTGTCTCTACGTCGCCTTGGCGGACTCTGATCGGAGTTACTTCTGCGGCGTCTGGGTGGCGATTGATCGGAATCCCTTCTCCTTCGAGTGGGTGATGCTTTTCCCGTTCGTTTTCTTGGCGGACTTTGGTCGGAATCCCGCCTTTTTCTGACTGGCGATTGATTGCCATTCCTGGCCTTTCGGGGTGGACTCTGATCGGAATCCCTGTGCTTTTGGCGTGGCGGAGACTGATCGCCATCTCGCCCTCGTCTGGTGGGACTCTGATCTGAGCTTCCCGCCCTTCTTCGCCCCCTTTGAGGACTCTCTTCTCGCTTTGCTGGCTTACTCGATCTCGCTGGGCTTAAATCCCTAGAGCTGCTGCGTTTTTCTTGCTTAATTCTGACGGGTGAACTTCGTCTGGATGGTGAGAATTCATCCTTAACCTTAACAACTGTCGCCTTGCGTCCCCACATCTCCTGCTCCTCATCCAAGGGCTCCTGTTTGATGCGAATGCCAGTTGCTGGCGAGGATTCCTCGTGCTCTTCTTTGATTTCATCCTTGACGGCAATGTTGCGCCACTTGCTGCGCACATTGGGATCCTCTTCGATGTACTCGCCCACAATTTGAGGCGCATCCTCGCCGCCCAGCAGTAGATCTTCGTCCATTTCCAGATTATCATTTTCGTAGGCGTCGTCATCGATGATTTTCACTTTGGTGTTGGCCGAATTCTTTTTGTGCTTCTTctccttctttttcttcttcttctccttgTCGCCGGATAGGTACTTCTTGAGGTACTCCTTCTGGTCGATGACTTTGGCCTTTTGCATGGACATTTTTGTGCAATAAAAGCGGGAAATTGTAATTTACAATGAAttgtttacgttttttatGTGCTCAATGTTACCGTTCATAGTATGTGTCGAAATGCCACGCACTGCTTGAGTGCTGTTAGGCTGCGCTTAACAGCACGCAGTTAACAATGTGCAGCAGTCTGGCAACGCCAGCGTGTATGCACTtgtcatttaattaattatataaacTAAGCTTGTTTTTCATTACATTCTTCAATATGATAGCATATATTATTATGTAGATTTGATTTCTTGCCATTTATTGATCATTACATTCTTAAAACGTAATATTGCGcttcaaatttttaaatcaattattcTGCGCGCCATAGTGACTAACTGTTAACCAAAAGCATTCGATAAGGCAGTTATGTTATGGAATTAAGGTAAATATTTACACTTGGAAGTTTTCAATGCACCTAATTGCCTGAATAAAACTGCTGCTCATCAATAGACGAGTGCACTCTGCTTACCAATTT harbors:
- the CG13625 gene encoding uncharacterized protein, translated to MSMQKAKVIDQKEYLKKYLSGDKEKKKKKKEKKHKKNSANTKVKIIDDDAYENDNLEMDEDLLLGGEDAPQIVGEYIEEDPNVRSKWRNIAVKDEIKEEHEESSPATGIRIKQEPLDEEQEMWGRKATVVKVKDEFSPSRRSSPVRIKQEKRSSSRDLSPARSSKPAKREESPQRGRRRAGSSDQSPTRRGRDGDQSPPRQKHRDSDQSPPRKARNGNQSPVRKRRDSDQSPPRKRTGKASPTRRRRDSDQSPPRRRRSNSDQSPPRRRRDKDSTPPRRRKDSDQSPPRRRKADDQSPVRRERKDSDQSPPRKRRDNDQSPVRRRRDSDQSPPRRRRDDKQTPPRRRRNSDQSPPRRPKDVDQSPPRRKRDFDQSPTRKRDKSPRRRHDSDQSPARNHRSRERSPPPRNRFKEERKSRWAKASPSKSASPPPTHKPKSTKTLDGKKAGLQDAKSLKKETDERRRQEHELFEKMSSEISGRDGDVQVRSTRRKGHRARDAANEDPAEQGRKEEHEKKKKELYDRWGKGLKQIEDHKSRLEEMVHEASKPVARYANDEDLDRHLREQEHADDPMLEYMRQKRKKRDQQDNKPVMPKYEGSFPENRFGIRPGYRWDGVDRSNGYEQRWFDKQNERRAVQDEAYKYSVEDM